The genome window TCAAGGGCACCTTCAGAAGTGGTGCACCCGGTCTTCCAATCCAGCTCTGCCCATCTTTACAGTGGGACTCTGGGCACCTCATATAccctcctgagcctcagtttcctcatctgtcaaatgggcatAATTTGAGTCCCTCTCTCCTGGGGCTACTATGAAAGTAAAATGTATTAATTCATGGAAGAGGTTTGGTATGATGCCCTGCCCACAAGAAGCGTTAAGGCTGCTAGTGCTTACATCAGTAGTATTCGTTCTTTCTCTATTAGTCAGTCCCTCCAACACCCACTGTCTCTCTGAGCACTGGccctgttctctctccctctctctagtcccatctcctctctcctcttcatctttccttgtctctctccttcttgtCTCTTGTCTCCATCTCTGTGTCTCCATCTCCGTGGCCCACCTCAGGCCTgaccctctctctcctttctccatctctctccctgccctggcTGGGCAACAGTCGGTGCTGCTGGGCATCGTGGTCCTGCTTGCTTACCGCCTGGAGTTCACGGACACCTTCCCAGTGCACACCCAGGGCTTCTTCTGCTATGACAGTACATACGCCAAGCCCTACCCGGGACCTGAGGCTGCCAGCAGAGTGCCTCCGGCACTGGTCTACGCGCTGGTCACCGCTGGGCCCACACTTACAGTGAGACTTGGGGTAGCCTGGCCTGGACTGTGGGGAGGGCCTTCCAGGAGGcaggagggccaggtggaggtGGATGGGGGGCTGGGCTTGAAGGCCAGGAAGACACCCTTCAACCCAACACCTTGGTCTTGCCCACAGATCCTGCTGGGGGAGCTGGCGCGTGCCTTTTTCCCCACACCGCCCTCAGCCATCCCTATCATTGGGGAGAGCACCATCGTGTCCGGGGCCTGCTGCCGCTTTAGCCCCCCGCTGCGGAGGCTGGTCCGCTTTCTGGGTGAGTGACTGGGCCAGGGGTCAGCTACATGAAGGCATATGGGCCAGGCTCAGCCATCATAAGAATTCCAGGGGGAAGAGGGCCTTGAACTGCCATGATAGTGACTTCATGTGGCAAAAGAGTTAGACATAGTGGAGGTTCTAGGGacatggtggggggggggtctaAGCAAGCCATGCTGGCACCTATAAGAGGAGGGCCCCAAATTGCCACAAGGAGAGTCTCAGGCAGAAAAGACACAGGACAAATGCCAGGGGGCCACAGGGGCAGGGTGATGAGGGCCCTGGCTGTGCTATGAATTTGGTCCCAGCCACAATTGGTGGACTTGGGGTAGCAGAAGGGCAGAGCTTGTCCAAAGTAGTGGTCCTTGTGGCAAAGTGCTGGAGACTCAGCTCTGGCTGATTGATGATCCAGGAGAAAACTGATCAATTCAGCAATCAAAAGCGAGTCCAGGGACAGGTATTGTAGGCCCAGAATTGCCATCAGTGTGGTCCTAGGAGGCCCCAGGCATGGGTCCAGTCCTGATGTAATGCTGCTAAGGGGTCCCAGCCCAGCTATAATGGGTTCCAGAGGAGGGTCCCCTCCTAACATAGTGGTAATCCCAGAGGGACAGAGGCTAGAGGCCCAGAGTGCCATCATGGTGGTCCCAAGGGAAGAGGAACATGGCTCCACTATTATGGAgtatggtgttaggggaagtcccAGGTGTGCCTTAATGGCAGGCATAGGAACAAGGAGACAGGGGCCCAGATGAGCCATAGAGGACTCACAGGAGGACAGCCACTGGGGCATCAGGGCCCTGGCATGAACCCCTTCTCCCATCCGATTGCAGGGGTCTACTCTTTCGGTCTCTTCACCACAACCATCTTCGCCAATGCGGGGCAGGTGGTGACCGGCAACCCCACGCCGCACTTCCTGTCCGTGTGCCGCCCCAACTACACGGCCCTGGGCTGTCTGCCACCGTCACCGGACCGACCAGGGCCCGACCGTTTCGTCACTGACCAAGGCGCCTGCGCGGGCAGCCCCAGCCTGGTGGCCGCTGCGCGCCGAGCTTTCCCTTGCAAGGACGCTGCCCTTTGCGCCTACGCCGTCACCTACACAGCGGTGAGCCCCAAAATGGGGGCAGGGTTGTACGGGGCGGCCAGCGGGCAGTGGACCCTCAGGGCTAGAGCCTACAGGGTTGAGGCCATGCCTCGTGGCTGTGACACCGCCCCTGGGGTGGAATCTACTCAGCTCAGGCCTGACTCCTCCCCTCACCCGCTGGCCATGCCCCTAGCTTGAGTCTGGCTGTAGTCTTGACTGCATCACTTGGTATCTGGCCACGCCTCCTGACCTAGTAGTGGCATGCCTGAAGGCGGTTATTGGTTCTTTGGACCACAGGGCCTGGAGCGCAGGACTCCATCTCCTGACGCCAAGTTATGTCCCCTCGATGCTATAGGTCCTGGATATTTACTGGGTGACTGGGTAGTGAGCTTTCAACTCCATTCCCTGGATCTCTTGTCATCCACTTTGTCCTTGCCCTTTATTGATCTGGCCATGCACCTGACTTGATTTTGCTGGAACTTCCTGACTTTGTCCCTTGCATTTCCCTGGTCGCACCCCCTGTTGCTTTGACTCCTTTTTCTAGCATTGGGGATTATGCTTCTAACCCTATGGTCCCCAGGGGTTTGGGGACCACCTCCTGGAGCTCCTGGACCTGCCTCTTGGGCCCTGACTCCACCCTCTGGTTCTGTGGCCACACCCCAACCCAGTATGCATCTTTCCCCATCTGGGACTGGTCCTCCAGAGACTTGAGCCCCTAGCCACTGCTCTTTAATGCTCTGGTCACAACCCCATCCCTGCAAGGGCCCACTGGGGGTCCATGACTCCACTCCCTGAACCCCTGTACCCCTGGCTCTGTTCCCTGGAGCCCCTAGCCAGAGCCTCCAGCGGCTCCTCAGGATTCTGGCCATGCCCCCTAGCCTCGAACGCAGTGTTCGGTTGAGTTTGGCGACTGCCACTGCCGTGTGTCCTCTGACCCATCTGGCTTTTGCAGATGTACGTGACACTTGTGTTCCGTGTGAAGGGCTCCCGCCTGGTCAAACCCTCACTCTGCCTGGCCCTGCTGTGCCCCGCCTTCCTGGTGGGCGTGGTCCGCGTGGCCGAATATCGCAACCACTGGTCCGACGTGCTGGCCGGCTTCCTGACCGGGGCGGCGATCGCCACCTTTCTGGTGAGCCTCTTAACATCTGTCCTTGTCCCAAGAGGCAGGACCATATGATGGTGAAGGGTGTGgactctgtgtgaccttgggctagtcCCTTAACCTTACCTAGCTTGGAcattctcatctgtcaaatgagatAACGGCACTGGGACCAGGATAAGGCGAGTGAGGCCCTCACTTGAGTACAGAACCTAAGAGTGCCAAAACACTCAATAAtcaagataaatattatttaaatgaagcatttttaaaaattaatgcaaaagcCCATAATGTCCAAAACATCAAAGATTCAAATGAGGGCAGGATCAGATCCTGCTGGTACACGACTTGGCCTTGCTTATCCCCACCCTTGtggaataaataataatagtatctatccTTAGCAAAGTGGGAATAACAGGGTTCTGCACATAGTAAGCACCATTAAAGTGCTGTTTTTGAaaacctgagcctcagtttccctgtctgaaAACTGGGGATGGTAATTACCTTATTAGCCTCAGACCTCAGCCCACCCTTCTCCCTCTGTCACAGGTCACCTGTGTCGTGCACAACTTCCAGAGCCGGCCACCCTCTGGCCGAAGGCTCTCTCCTTGGGAGGACCTGAGCCAAGCCCCCACCATGGATAGCCCCCTCGAAAAGTTAAGTGTGGCCCAGGTaaggggggctgggggctgctcctggctggagagggtggtgggtggaggggaaCCACGGAGGTAGACAgtcaggcaggaggtgggggggtcTCAGGGCCATGGATAGGTAGAGAGATCGCTTATCTCTGTGGATCCAGATgtgcccccttctccctcccaagGGGACCTGATTAATCCTGAAAACTGGTCGTCTTTTCCACTGGGTTCTCTGCCCGATGAGCCCCTCGTGGCTGTGGCCAGCGGGGCCCAGGGGGCCGCTAGCCCCTTCCCTCTACCTCTTTGCTTCAGGAACCCGAGGCCTGCAGGCCGCATTCGACACCGGCACGGCTCACCCCATCCAGTGAGTGTCAAGGGAACGCGGGGAAGTGGGGGGACCTCCAGATGGCAGTCACTGCCACAGAGGTCTCACCTGTGCTCTTGTGGCCCCCCTCTAATCCCCTGACTTCTGATCCCTGATCCCCAGAGCCGCAGAACTGCGCCCGCCGTGGCCACCTGATTCCCAGCTGCGTgtcctccagggctccagccatGTGTTCGTCGCCCCGTGTGCCCCGCCCTCGACTGAGGTCTGAGCCGAcgcccctgcctctgcccctgcccctgccagcGCCAACCCCCAGCcagggcccctccccctcctcccctgggcCTGGGGGGCCGGGTGGGGGGGGTGGCCGTGGCCGGAAGCTGCTGCTGCCCACGCCCCT of Vicugna pacos chromosome 22, VicPac4, whole genome shotgun sequence contains these proteins:
- the PLPPR2 gene encoding phospholipid phosphatase-related protein type 2, with translation MAGGRPQLKRSFSIIPCFVFVESVLLGIVVLLAYRLEFTDTFPVHTQGFFCYDSTYAKPYPGPEAASRVPPALVYALVTAGPTLTILLGELARAFFPTPPSAIPIIGESTIVSGACCRFSPPLRRLVRFLGVYSFGLFTTTIFANAGQVVTGNPTPHFLSVCRPNYTALGCLPPSPDRPGPDRFVTDQGACAGSPSLVAAARRAFPCKDAALCAYAVTYTAMYVTLVFRVKGSRLVKPSLCLALLCPAFLVGVVRVAEYRNHWSDVLAGFLTGAAIATFLVTCVVHNFQSRPPSGRRLSPWEDLSQAPTMDSPLEKLSVAQEPEACRPHSTPARLTPSKPQNCARRGHLIPSCVSSRAPAMCSSPRVPRPRLRSEPTPLPLPLPLPAPTPSQGPSPSSPGPGGPGGGGGRGRKLLLPTPLLRDLYTLSGLYPSPFHRDNFSPYLFASRDHLL